The sequence below is a genomic window from Gouania willdenowi chromosome 12, fGouWil2.1, whole genome shotgun sequence.
TACATAGTCTGGATTTTATGTCTGTTTCGCCATTCCTTCCCATTTTTATACAGCCAGTGTCATTCCACTGTAACCCATGTGTGGTTTGTCCATCTGATTCATTCCTCCCACAGTGTCACTGTCCTCTCCCTCTGACTCCTACCAAGTGCCACGCCTGCTCTGATTTCCACcttttcctggttttaatcCACATTCATACTAAGTAGCTTTCTACAAAATCCATAAGCAAAGTggaaaaatgagatttttttttttttttttaccatgacaCCGTACACATAGATGAGAAGTCAGGTGCTGAACACCTTTTCCTCAGCTCACACACTGACACGTCCATTAACTGAGTTTTGACAATCACaacagatgtatttttttttaactgatagAGGAAAACAACTTGCTCAAAGCCACTGCGGAGCTATAATTATTGTACTAAGATGTATTGTCAAGTTGTTCAACTTTAAAGTGAAGCCCTGTTTGATATAATAAAGTgagtgtttttgtctttgttttctctATTTCCATAAGTgagtaaatgtaaaatgaaattTACAAAGAGAGGAAAGCTTCACACACAGCCTGCAGTTACACAGTTTGATTCTCGGGGCAAATCCTGCAAACTTCCTCATATATACTTTAGTCGAGGATGAGTGTTTTTCTGAACTCACAGATGTTTATGAGAGtgaaagcagaaataaaaacatactgACTGTTTCCTATAGTTACATTTACTGTCCTAAGAAAAATGAGTTTACCTTAAACAATCCCTCACATTATCTGTTCCTGCGGTCTCGTTCTGGTTCTCTCTCACTCTGATGGCGCCTGAAGTCAAGAGATAAAACAGCTGCGTTCTAATCTGTGGGGGGCACAAGGCTACAAAGAAGGCAATTAGGATTATAATTTACTATTCCTTTGCCCTTCTCTGCTTCCCTTTTTCACACTCATGCCTTTCTCGCCCATGAATTAATGTCTTTTATGTgtcgtgtgtatgtgtgtgtgtgtgtgtgtgttccaacaGAGCAGCGCGAGCATTCGGAGAGCACCTGTCCAATACTCACTCTGAAAACCGAATAGGATCAGGTCAGCGTCTCTTCCATCCTGCCATTCCTTCCTCCGTCCGCCTTGTTCTGTGTTCATTCTTGGATTTTAATCCTTTCTGCGGCTGCTTCACCTCATAGAATAAATACACCAGGCTCTGCTCATTGGTGTGCCACACATGAAAACTCAAGAAAGATAAATATATTATCCTCTTTGTCACCTACAggtctttctttccttttttcctcacttcatgttctttccttgttctCATTACGGGTGATTTTCCATAATGATTCTTTGTTGTTTTAACCAGgatctcactttttttttacattctagATCAACTTCTCTGTGAAACCTTGGTCGCCCCCGACTGTGACTCGCCAAGGAATTTAACctgtcaaaacaacaaccaccTCTGTTCCTATTCCTGCACCAAATCTAAAAGCCGTGGAGGGAAGCTAGACGCTAGCTTACTGCAAGCACCTCCACCCGCCATCAGCCTTTCTACTGAACCAGCATCCCTGTCCCTTGAACACAGCTTCTCAGCAGAGGAAGACCAGCAAAAGTGCATTGAGTGTACATTGCAACCGGCGCGTGTGTACACCATCACCACCCAGCACGGTATGCTGATGAGCAGCTGCCAGGGTGGCAAAGAGAGCCTAGAACTGGATGTCCTAAAGGAAAAGTTGGGGAGTGGCGGGGTGGGATCCAAAGGTGGTTCCATCCAGTCCTCCACCTCCCCTTCCTCCGCCTCATCGTCGCCAACGCAATACAACCGTGCAAGCAGCAGCCGCGGCACCAGCAGCACCCACCATCACAGCAACCATCATCACCACGGGAACCATCACCATGTTGTGCCGAGCACCACCGCAGCATCCGGCAGCGGAAGTGGAAGTGGAAGTGGCAGCCAGCAGCAGCTCACCGCAGCAGGACCCAGCTCCCATCATGGTCCCCACCAACAcgcacaccaccaccaccacctgtCCCAACCCCCGCTGCAGACCTCCGTCAGTGCCCACAACATTCGCAGCTGGGGTGATGGCGGGAAATGGGAGTCAGACTGCAGCGCATTGGCTTGTGACTCATGCAGCGGTGCTCCTTCACGCAGCCAGGGCTCCTTGGATCTGGAGAGTGCGTCCCGAGAGGCAGGCAAGCAGCACAGACGCCTAGAGCGGATGTGGAGTGTGGACCGGATGACTGGGCTGGAGAGAGGTGAGAGGGCGAAGGACACAGAGAAAGGGAGAGCGGCTGAAATCCAAGCAAGGGTGGGAGGGGAGAGGGCAAGGTTGTTCTGGAAATCATCTTCGTTGGGAATGGCACTAATTACCATAATATTACAATGATAATTTCACTCTCAggcagggttgtggtcaatcacatttttcaattacaattatgttttcaattatccatgttttaatacaatccaattacgattacagctttttttccaattacaattaaatttcaattatttttgtatcctcAAAAAGtaaagttcaattataattactgagcctgaaataaattacctaataaaagttaaccttcctcttgtgttagctttatgttagcatcttttatgataaaAGGTCCTAACTCAgttgtaaaacacactaaaaacaaacgtCTATTATaacatttctttcctatctattggttaccttgttaggcttcctaatcaataaaaataggttttgatatttttggtgcGGGGGGGTCTGACACTTTTTTGTCAGTGTACCTCcgatttcaatttatttttgatggtgaaatgtgggaaagcttgatatgaaacacattttaatagttATTAACTTCATATATATAGAACTGCACATAgagctgtaacatggttccccagtttagtgttaaattataattgatcatttttatagaatttttatggcaattacaattacaaagtcaattatctgaacttaattacaatttagttacaattacgacagcaacatattttaaaaattacaattataactagaactgcaagcagttatgaaagggggccaagccttcccacgcgactcggcccccaggttttgcggCGCCCATAGCAGTACGTcacaaaggatgacgggcttggtgcgagcgtcaggacacaggccaacgtgccatttgtagtgttgtaataataatgggTGTGGTCCAGCCCAGGAGATCcagtgctattcagggaatctgtggatatgaggcAAGGTTTGGTGCACGtagttcgaaaaagtaggtttttgactTGTAGTGAAAAACAAAGAGCAATATGCCGTgagagtgggcgtggcctatgtcagaagatgtgaCTTTATTTGGGGATCATGTTAATGTAaaatttatgaagatgtgatttcaaatatgaaagttacaggccaaaatgtgtttgcactcattatagcgccacctagtgtaTGGGTGGtatgtgtgctcttctatatataccctgtaaattttcacagccctcaacataatatttgacCAATTGcaattaactttgagatatggcctcaggGTCATACCCactaaatttggtaaaaatcagtcTTGCCATTAAagagatatacatttcccatatttgcagttTCCCTTAGTGGccaacattattcaaatttggctcatacccccacagtcacatgccagccaaggatctcagatttggtgttgttagcatttactttgactgagatatgcaacagtttgtgtttttatagctagcgagaaaactttactcgttagtaatttgcgcatattttgacagaacaaaattctttactcaactttaaatcaggtccaactgaaaaCTCTAcctgccaagtttcacgctgattggacaaaaaccCCAAGCAgtagtttgaaaaagtaggttttccaatTTTCGCAGTTTTGCGCCACACAATTATTGGACTTGGCCAAACCCAGGTGATTCAATGttattcagggaatctgtgcaacatacggtgtgggagttataggccaaaacaTGTTGAtcacctgctggcggacatatgtgagTTTTTGCGTCCGAGGTAAGGTGAGGGGTCTGGACCAACCCTCCATTATGCACCACTCTCCCTTGCACGGTTtcgcctgcagcaccacttttatcaacggaaaaataaaaggtaagaaGAACGACAACTATAATAATTGTACATACATACGCGGTCCCAAAATTATGCcagaattgtaattaattattaattataattgaccccaaccctgctctcAGGTATAGTGAAGTTGAGGCTTTGATGTTGGATGTGACGTGGTGGTCTGTATTTCTGACTCTTCGTCCCCCCGTATCCCCCCTCTGCTGTCCCTTCCTCTGTGTCTCCCTCTCCTCATTCGTGGAGTGGTGACTGTGAGGTGCCAGTGTTTGCTTTTGTGCCTTCATATGACTTTTGGTTCCTCATTGTCCTGCTTAACTTTAGAATTGTAATCTTTCTCCCCAGTTGCAGATGACACTAACTGGTTCCCCAAAGAAAACATGTTCAGCTTTCAAACAGCCACGACCACCATGCAGGCGTGAGTCTCCAACATTTACAAGAACCCACAGACACACATCTGTAAACACACAATCactgtttttatgtttctgCTGCCTGAAAGGTCAGAGTAAATGAGGTGTGTCCTCCTGCATTTCCCACACCATTGGCAACAGTCAGAACACATGAATATGTGATATTAGTTGCGATGATATTTCAATTTCGGGTATTTGTGTTCTGTCTTTAAGgctatcatttattattatttcagcacaaaaaaaggaagaaatgcattaaaattaaattgtgcTCATTGAGTACAATGTGTCATCATGTGCtctttaatttttagttttgtttgatgataacattaaatatttaacattagggagaaaaaaacaccaaagagTAACTTGTGAATAGTTTGATATTATTGACAAGCACCAAATTTGaccacatttttaaacaaatttgaAGTCAGTCAGAGGCAGACAATGTATTGTACAGTAGATTTAACCAGACAATTTTAGTGTGTCAGAATAACTTTTGTTTCctgtcagttaaaaaaaacaacactttatcTGCCTAATAAaggttttctttatatttttattattgttggctaaacagtttttttctgcTCTCTCTTTTTCAATACCCACTAATCTTGGAAAATGGCAACAGGATATCGTAAGTATTATTCCTCGTCATTGCTTAATTTGCTTTAAAACTTCAATCTCTATCATCTAACGTTCATCACTGGGCTTTGCTATAGAGCAGcatatttcagatgttttacTTCTGTGGGATAAATTGAGCTGGAAACATTGAGAAGCATAATTAATCCTTATGTTGTTGATAAGGAGACTTTGGCCACGCAGCAGatgtatattaaatgtttgAGTATTAGGAGTTAAAAATCTTTAAAGATCCAATATTATGATATTTTACAGCCAAacttccatttgttctaagaaccccaacaacattgtatttgaggtttattttctcaaactcgcctgtttcaGCCCTCTGAAAAATCACTTATGTGACACTTCTAAAAACAGATTGATTGTTATGGGGCCTTCAttcatatgcatgagtgggcttGCCTGTAGATGATGCTTCATGCCTTGCTCTAGGagagggtgatcagtgatcacaatagtgatttttttttttttttgctgtccaCACACTCTTGTATTTGTTTTCAGCCACAAAACTGCACATGactatttaagtggctattgtgagtccgacaaacactgtttcagggtgtgtttatcacatcagcagcggagtcagtcagctgtttcaaacactcaccagagctgctacgtcgctttcttgtcatccttaCCTCTGCTGACCACGGGAATAATCAttttaagatgatagtccacCGTTTCGTActaccgctgcatcgcattgggtcacaaacacgtcagatcatgtaaAAGGCGACacaaggcgatataacggctactaaaaatggaaatgattgtaaactgaacataaagatattaactgtggataaagggactagtggttGAGGGAGATGGCTTGTAATCGTTggctcactggttctaatcttcCTGGGGGGTAATAGTGCCAGGCCtacggtttaaacctggttttcccattccatcaaaagcttctcagcttggagctctccagctgagccaagccagctgacaGAGTTTAGCTTAAGTGCACGTCTTCATTAGACCCACGGGATCGATCATAGATTTAATGATTACAGAAGTAAGTgcgcatgcgctgcagcttttacaatgaataagcagccaatagaaaccaatggTGAGACCAACAGGAGGTGACGTCATCTGTCACTGAGCTGTATAcacgtaaaaaaaacaaactttctgtggtttgaacattttaaaagtagaaaaaggttaaagatggtgttatttagtcattttatcacagagaacaactgaagcatgtgatcacacactgatcatgtgattttgataAGTTTGTAATGCCTGTCAGCATCTAATAAAAGATGATGctgtaactcacaattaaataatatgtcaTTTTTGAGACTAGTGACTGTTTGTTGAACTTAATTCAAATGAACAGAGGGAGCACCTCAGTGGTGCTGTGTGATGctggatgtcacatccaacactgcagaCGCTCCCTGTGCATGTGAGCAGCGCACGGGAGGTGTGCACACTGCACTCACATTGGGGAGCCTTAATTCTCTGCCCTGTGAatgtccctgaagcccctccctctctgtatattcacagctttctcattaataatctctgatcaatgaatggtCATTTACACCGTGCAGTAAACGGAGGCGATGGATACGGATACagacatattattactgatggtttaaaaacatggagactgtgatcatcGAATTAAAAGTACGGGAGACATTAAACAAGTAATAAGACTATGATTCTATCCTCATTTATatcgatttaaaatcatatttaaacatttaccatgacattatgtttaatttccttttaaaatgcaGTATTAAAGCGGtacttaaaaaaatttaaaagtataacagaagtctttttggctcctttttccttttgtagatcttttatgagtgttttaaagcatcactaaatgacttctttcacaatgatgacgtggtttcatgagagtgcgtctgcagcttaagccaagcctgctgcttaaacctggtcaaGAGCGGGTTTGCGCCTCAGACTATGTTATTATGGTaaccagtagggatgtaacgattcactcaactcccgatatgattcgattcacgatacgattctctcacgatttattttacaaaatgagactgtagacaaatgatgaaaaatattcctttattttttgggggggaaaaaaactacaaaatactgtactattttccttttatttttcattgtcaaaagaatcccttgataaactattcaaaataatgcaatttaactaaaaataaatcttgaattaaataaataaagggataatacaaatgaagaagaagcttattaatttaaattctggttctataataaacaatgcaaaactgcatagtagttctttttctttttaaaagtgcaactgaaaatgtattttgtgccttaacgattggactttaaaaaaaaaaaaaaaaaatgtcattgccctgtatttacggcagatatttgtttggaccagcagagggcgctggtaacccagtggtcggttggcatgcaacTAAtcgagcagtgaagaagagatgctatgctagcagacagagctgtactgcgattcaattttcagaagatcgatatcaatcgtgatacctatgaatcgatttttaactgccttacgattaatcgttacatccctagtaaccAGGGTGTTTTCTCGTTAATGAAATCgccgttccagttagaacccggcttaatggagccggactctcaggttaaacctggactttaCCCTTAGCTGGATTTGATGAAATACTCCTCTGGTCCATCACTATGGGATGTTGATCAGgcccttatattaaccctaactgctctctgagtgctccaccgtggctgcccactgctcctcaggaaggggttaaatgcagtgaACAATgtttgtgtatgtatatgtacagtataatgcatatatatatatatatatatatatcgcagTGTTTGTGAGGTAGTTtgggagggaggagctcacattcttaagCCTATCCTGGCTTACATTGTACACAAGGCAGGGGAGAAACACATGGAGACAAATACATTAAGACCCAccagcatttttatttaaaaaaaacaattgaggACAACTGTACATGCAGCACCTTGGGTTCAGTTGTAATTTTGGAAATATGtgaagtgcattacaaatataTATTAACAATTAACAATCAGTAAATATGTAGTTGTATCACAAAGTTAGTTTTTTGtatataaatgaaaagatgCTCACAAAACATAAAATCCCAGCATTAACAGGGCATATAGCATGAACTTATCTTTAGTCAAGTGAGTGATTTATTTCTAGCAGTGTTCTCAGCTTTAGGCAAATGTCAGCTTTGACAACTCCATGGTACAATTTTTATTTGAAGTCATAATC
It includes:
- the nsmfa gene encoding NMDA receptor synaptonuclear signaling and neuronal migration factor isoform X2, with translation MGTAASKGKNLRNDAISSVAAKVRAARAFGEHLSNTHSENRIGSDQLLCETLVAPDCDSPRNLTCQNNNHLCSYSCTKSKSRGGKLDASLLQAPPPAISLSTEPASLSLEHSFSAEEDQQKCIECTLQPARVYTITTQHGMLMSSCQGGKESLELDVLKEKLGSGGVGSKGGSIQSSTSPSSASSSPTQYNRASSSRGTSSTHHHSNHHHHGNHHHVVPSTTAASGSGSGSGSGSQQQLTAAGPSSHHGPHQHAHHHHHLSQPPLQTSVSAHNIRSWGDGGKWESDCSALACDSCSGAPSRSQGSLDLESASREAVADDTNWFPKENMFSFQTATTTMQAISNFRKHLRMVGSRRIKAQTFAERRSKSFSRSWSDPTPVKTDSPNEPRDSGDLQTSCGTLDEGGLVEGIDWEEEREMERLACEGDDFIPPKIMLISSKVPKAEYVPTIIRRDDPSIIPILYDHEHATFDDILEEIEKKLTAYRRGSKFWRMLIFCQGGPGHLYLLKNKVATFAKVEKEEDMSQFWRRLSRFMSKVNPEPNLIHIMGCYVLGNPNGEKLFQKLKNLMRPYSVEFESPLELSAQGKEMIEMYFDFRLYRLWKTRQHSKLLDYEDLL
- the nsmfa gene encoding NMDA receptor synaptonuclear signaling and neuronal migration factor isoform X1 translates to MGTAASKGKNLRNDAISSVAAKVRAARAFGEHLSNTHSENRIGSDQLLCETLVAPDCDSPRNLTCQNNNHLCSYSCTKSKSRGGKLDASLLQAPPPAISLSTEPASLSLEHSFSAEEDQQKCIECTLQPARVYTITTQHGMLMSSCQGGKESLELDVLKEKLGSGGVGSKGGSIQSSTSPSSASSSPTQYNRASSSRGTSSTHHHSNHHHHGNHHHVVPSTTAASGSGSGSGSGSQQQLTAAGPSSHHGPHQHAHHHHHLSQPPLQTSVSAHNIRSWGDGGKWESDCSALACDSCSGAPSRSQGSLDLESASREAGKQHRRLERMWSVDRMTGLERVADDTNWFPKENMFSFQTATTTMQAISNFRKHLRMVGSRRIKAQTFAERRSKSFSRSWSDPTPVKTDSPNEPRDSGDLQTSCGTLDEGGLVEGIDWEEEREMERLACEGDDFIPPKIMLISSKVPKAEYVPTIIRRDDPSIIPILYDHEHATFDDILEEIEKKLTAYRRGSKFWRMLIFCQGGPGHLYLLKNKVATFAKVEKEEDMSQFWRRLSRFMSKVNPEPNLIHIMGCYVLGNPNGEKLFQKLKNLMRPYSVEFESPLELSAQGKEMIEMYFDFRLYRLWKTRQHSKLLDYEDLL
- the nsmfa gene encoding NMDA receptor synaptonuclear signaling and neuronal migration factor isoform X3, yielding MGTAASKGKNLRNDAISSVAAKVRAARAFGEHLSNTHSENRIGSDQLLCETLVAPDCDSPRNLTCQNNNHLCSYSCTKSKSRGGKLDASLLQAPPPAISLSTEPASLSLEHSFSAEEDQQKCIECTLQPARVYTITTQHGMLMSSCQGGKESLELDVLKEKLGSGGVGSKGGSIQSSTSPSSASSSPTQYNRASSSRGTSSTHHHSNHHHHGNHHHVVPSTTAASGSGSGSGSGSQQQLTAAGPSSHHGPHQHAHHHHHLSQPPLQTSVSAHNIRSWGDGGKWESDCSALACDSCSGAPSRSQGSLDLESASREAGKQHRRLERMWSVDRMTGLERVADDTNWFPKENMFSFQTATTTMQAISNFRKHLRMVGSRRIKAQSGDLQTSCGTLDEGGLVEGIDWEEEREMERLACEGDDFIPPKIMLISSKVPKAEYVPTIIRRDDPSIIPILYDHEHATFDDILEEIEKKLTAYRRGSKFWRMLIFCQGGPGHLYLLKNKVATFAKVEKEEDMSQFWRRLSRFMSKVNPEPNLIHIMGCYVLGNPNGEKLFQKLKNLMRPYSVEFESPLELSAQGKEMIEMYFDFRLYRLWKTRQHSKLLDYEDLL
- the nsmfa gene encoding NMDA receptor synaptonuclear signaling and neuronal migration factor isoform X4 → MPYHLWRQKLDQLLCETLVAPDCDSPRNLTCQNNNHLCSYSCTKSKSRGGKLDASLLQAPPPAISLSTEPASLSLEHSFSAEEDQQKCIECTLQPARVYTITTQHGMLMSSCQGGKESLELDVLKEKLGSGGVGSKGGSIQSSTSPSSASSSPTQYNRASSSRGTSSTHHHSNHHHHGNHHHVVPSTTAASGSGSGSGSGSQQQLTAAGPSSHHGPHQHAHHHHHLSQPPLQTSVSAHNIRSWGDGGKWESDCSALACDSCSGAPSRSQGSLDLESASREAGKQHRRLERMWSVDRMTGLERVADDTNWFPKENMFSFQTATTTMQAISNFRKHLRMVGSRRIKAQTFAERRSKSFSRSWSDPTPVKTDSPNEPRDSGDLQTSCGTLDEGGLVEGIDWEEEREMERLACEGDDFIPPKIMLISSKVPKAEYVPTIIRRDDPSIIPILYDHEHATFDDILEEIEKKLTAYRRGSKFWRMLIFCQGGPGHLYLLKNKVATFAKVEKEEDMSQFWRRLSRFMSKVNPEPNLIHIMGCYVLGNPNGEKLFQKLKNLMRPYSVEFESPLELSAQGKEMIEMYFDFRLYRLWKTRQHSKLLDYEDLL